CGGCGACGCCGCCGGCATGGTGCGCGCCTTGCACGAGCACGGCGCCACCCCGGCCGTCGTCACCGTCGAGGTCATCTCCGACGCCCTGGTCGCGCAGGGCGTCGACCAGGCGGCCGCCGTCTCGCACGCGGCCGCCGTCGACGTACTCCGCTCCGCCGCCACCCCCTAGCCCCGGCCGCTCTCCGGTCCAACCCGCTTACCCGCCCCGCCCCCGCTTCCCGCGCGGATCAACAACGCCGGCGCGGCCCAAATCGTCGACTCGCCTCCCTCCAGTCACATTCGGTGCAGTTTCATCCGCGCAGGGATCCACCGTCGGCGTCGGCCCACGGCGGGTCGAGCCGCCATCCGGTCGGCAGGGACGCGTGCGGGCGCAGCCGGGCCGCCTCCTGGACCCGGTGCAACAGCAGGCCCGGCCGATGCACGGCGTCGGCCCAGGTGTAGCGGACCACCCCGTAGCCCAGCCCGCGGATCAGCCGCTCCCGTTCCTTCTCGTCGGTGACGATGACGTCGGCGTCCGGCCGATTGCGGTATTTCACGGCGCCGTCGCCCTCCAGCACGACCCCATCCTCGGGCAGCAGATGGTCGACACGGAACCACCGGGAGCCGGCCCCGATCCAGACATTGCTCAGTGGCACGGGCCGATCCGCCGCGAGAAACGCGTAGCGGGCCACCGATTCGAGCGGGCTTTCGGCCCGCCCGTCGGCGTGTGCGGCGACCCAGGCCACGGTCGCGATACCGGGATAGGCCAGCATGTGCTCGGCGATCCGGGTCAACGCCTCCCGATCCACCCCGGTGTGCAGGACGGCGTCGGCGACCACCAAGCCGTCCCGCGGACCGAGGTGCCGGGCAATGTCGACCGCGCAGAAGGCCGGGCTGACCACCGGCACCCGGGCCCGTTCGGTACGGCAGGTCAGCGGCAGGTAGCCGCGCCGGACCCGGCCGTAGGGCGAGCGATCGTGCCCGACGTGGGCGTTGCCCGGGCGGATCGCCACCGGCAACCCGCTCGGGTCATCGACCAGGGGCAAACCGAGCAACAGGGCGGCGGCCTCACCGGTGAGGTGGGCGTCCTCGCGCAGACACAACCCAAAGGCCAAGGCGCGCAACCGGAATCGCTCGCGCTCGTCGGCCGCCGCCCAGTCCTGCTGGCGGACGAAGGCGGCCTTGCCGACCCGGATCAGGTCGGCGCGATCCACCCCGCGGATCAGCAGCGCCCGCGGCAGCCCGCCGGTGACCACGTCATGCAGATGCACGACCGGGCCCCAGCGGGCGAACAGTTGGTCCAGGAGGCGACGGTCGGCCAGCACACTCATGACGCCGAGGATGACGGCTGGCCGCGAAGTTCGGGCAACAAATGTCGCCATTGTGGACAACCGGCGAGGGCCGATCCGGGTTGTGCACAACTAGCGGATCCCCGGCGCGGATGAAGTCGTTGACAACGTCCCCACCAGTCACAAGAGGTGGCTCTCCTGCTGAATCAGTGGGTCGTTTGTTGGGGTGGGGAATGGCAACACGCCGCTCCCGCGCCTAGGTTCTGGGGCTGTCTGAAGGTCCCGGAACGGTGGGCGGAGAGCGGCGTGCGCGGAAACAGGGTATGGCATCGGGCGTTGGGCCTGATGGGGGCGATCGTCGAGGACGTCGACGTCAATGATCCGGACTTGATCGTGGTGCGGGTCCGGCCAGTGAAGAGGTGGGCGGGGCGGTGTGGCCGGTGTCGACGCCGGTCGCCGTGGTACGACCGGGGCGCCGGCCGCCGGCAGTGGCGGACGGTGGACGTGGGGTTGTCCCGGGCGGTGGTGGAGGCTGAGGCCCCTCGGGTGTCGTGCCGTGAGCATGGCGTGGTCGTTGCGCATGTGCCCTGGGCCAGGCACGGCGCGGGCCACACCCTGGTGTTCGACCGGACCGTGGCGTGGTTGGCCACTCAGACCTCGAAGACGGCCACGACCCAGCTGTTGCGGATCAGTTGGCGCACTGTCGGGGCGATCGTGTCTCGGTACTGGGCCGATCATGAACGGTTGCAGGACCGGTTACGCGAGGTCCGCCGCCTCGGGATCGATGAGATCTCCTACAAGCGTGGCCACCGGTTCCTCACCGTCGTGGTGGACCACGACACCGGTCACTTGTTGTGGGCGGCACCCGGCCGGGACTCGGCAACGTTGCACCAGTTCTTCGATCTTCTGGGCCCGGATCGGTGCGCTCTGCTGACCCATGTCTCGGCCGACGGCGCCACCTACATCAGCACGGTCGTCAAGCAGCGATGCCCGAACGCGGTCCGGTGTGCTGACCCGTTCCATGTTGTTGGGTGGGCTACCGACGCCTTGGACAAGCTACGACGCATCGTGATCAGCACGGCCCGTCGGCAGGCCCGCCGGGCCGCCGTCGACCGCATCGCGGGCGGCT
This genomic window from Nakamurella multipartita DSM 44233 contains:
- a CDS encoding ISL3 family transposase translates to MRGNRVWHRALGLMGAIVEDVDVNDPDLIVVRVRPVKRWAGRCGRCRRRSPWYDRGAGRRQWRTVDVGLSRAVVEAEAPRVSCREHGVVVAHVPWARHGAGHTLVFDRTVAWLATQTSKTATTQLLRISWRTVGAIVSRYWADHERLQDRLREVRRLGIDEISYKRGHRFLTVVVDHDTGHLLWAAPGRDSATLHQFFDLLGPDRCALLTHVSADGATYISTVVKQRCPNAVRCADPFHVVGWATDALDKLRRIVISTARRQARRAAVDRIAGGSSPVVTAGQAGADLVKGMAGARSALLRNSEDLTENQQVKLAWIALTDPDLHRAYLLKEGLRLIFKLPVEQAATALENWITWARTAGIGLFSSLAKRITRHRASILAAIEHHMSNGRVESVNAKIRLITRVAFGFASPHALIALAMLRLGGHRPALPGRG